In Pedobacter heparinus DSM 2366, the following are encoded in one genomic region:
- a CDS encoding SRPBCC family protein has product MADILHRIGIKSSSIDEVYQALTTRKGLAGWWTNNTHGEGNQTGNVIEFRFGAGGFDIKVIGLTPSTNVLWEVVEGPEEWIGTTISWDLKQDGDYIILLFKHIGWKEPVEFMHHCSTKWAIFLMSLKSLIETGKGTPDPNDVKIDNWN; this is encoded by the coding sequence ATGGCAGATATATTGCACAGAATCGGAATTAAATCGTCGTCAATAGACGAAGTTTACCAGGCATTAACCACCCGGAAAGGTCTTGCCGGCTGGTGGACAAACAATACACACGGAGAAGGGAACCAAACAGGTAACGTAATTGAATTCCGCTTTGGAGCAGGAGGTTTCGATATAAAAGTTATCGGTCTTACCCCATCAACTAACGTATTGTGGGAAGTAGTAGAAGGGCCTGAAGAATGGATAGGTACCACGATCAGCTGGGACCTTAAGCAGGATGGCGATTATATTATCCTACTTTTCAAACACATCGGATGGAAAGAACCCGTAGAGTTTATGCATCACTGCAGCACTAAATGGGCTATCTTTCTAATGAGCCTGAAATCGCTTATTGAAACGGGAAAAGGAACCCCTGATCCTAATGATGTCAAAATAGACAACTGGAACTAA
- a CDS encoding NUMOD1 domain-containing DNA-binding protein, whose translation MPQLQKNNAQKEKGSHQISRYSLSGQLLETYANAKVAAAAMGTHQVFLSSAARKSSKLLTACGYLWRRGNAPEIDMKSLLQERWYRSSPLAKNQQTVGQYDLQGNLIRTFANTIEAAKAVGVHKNGIRDVIKGRGLTYGGFIWSNTLKKKVPVDPKITSRRERVSQYDLDGRWLGSHKNCYTASKATNIDNAQIHNVLNNLYLTAGGFLWRKGEQLRININELRKDPHYPGSLLEEHMKKKRKNKQ comes from the coding sequence ATGCCTCAACTACAAAAAAATAACGCTCAAAAAGAAAAAGGCAGTCACCAAATCAGCCGTTATTCTTTATCGGGGCAATTACTGGAAACCTACGCCAATGCAAAAGTTGCAGCAGCAGCAATGGGTACACACCAGGTATTTCTTTCCAGTGCAGCCAGAAAAAGCAGCAAACTGTTAACAGCCTGTGGCTATTTATGGAGACGGGGAAATGCGCCCGAAATAGATATGAAATCCCTTTTACAGGAAAGATGGTACCGTTCCTCTCCCCTTGCTAAAAACCAGCAGACAGTTGGACAGTATGATTTACAGGGTAACCTGATCCGTACCTTTGCCAATACCATAGAAGCTGCAAAAGCTGTAGGTGTTCATAAAAATGGCATCCGTGACGTAATTAAAGGCCGCGGACTAACCTATGGAGGCTTTATATGGAGTAATACACTTAAAAAGAAAGTACCCGTAGATCCAAAAATCACATCCAGAAGAGAGCGGGTTTCACAATACGATCTGGATGGCAGATGGCTGGGCTCTCACAAAAATTGCTATACAGCATCCAAAGCCACAAATATAGACAATGCACAGATTCACAATGTATTGAATAATCTTTACCTCACAGCAGGAGGCTTTTTATGGCGTAAGGGCGAACAGCTTCGGATAAACATCAATGAACTCCGTAAAGACCCACATTATCCAGGTTCCTTACTGGAAGAACACATGAAGAAAAAAAGAAAAAACAAACAGTAA
- a CDS encoding TonB-dependent receptor plug domain-containing protein — translation MKYLIINVFFLFLTWSVLAQVSSKPGIKSVISTIQKFNERRSVEKLYLQTDKSAYASGDTLWFKVYLFDDTYYAAPKSGLMYVEIANDSNRLMKRIMLPVFAGISFGQIALDPEELPQGNYVIRAYTNWMRNFGEDYIFKQQFYIGSSAGTEWLVNYNAQLNKVAGKDNEVLDLKFSRLDNVRVALKDVQIMATDGKRSRAKAKMQTDIDGMLKVNLDIPGKLNAKGMSLRVQDLSKNGENNQFIIPVTINRPEHIDLQFMPEGGDLIADLASRVAFKAINEDGLGVNVSGKVYDSHGLEVAAFNAAHKGMGVFYLSALAGEQYTAKIEGTSRSYPLPAVKASGTILSINNRLERDSCEVLINATPDIALAGNSYILIGQARGTVCFAALINLNKNGSRIRISKKAFPTGIVRITLAGTDKKVLNERVMYIDHTDALKIELSPDKSFYKQRDSVSIRVKVTDANGMPVQGNFSMTVTDDNQVKTDSIARGSIVTRMLLTADLKGLVEDPGYYLHAAADLKKWQDLDLLLLTQGWVGYSWNEMFDPVKTYVYAAEPEFEIKGKVTNLFNKPVANSGINLFSKRPMLVMDTVTNESGLFRFKGIFPSDTAVFFIQARNKRGKSFNVGIEVEEFIPPVFSSIGQRMIPWYVNMDTGRFLAVKKQFLLNKEVDRITGRNILKEVAITAKKTIKDSKNLNGPGGADVIVSQQELEKSGKMTLGDLLEKRVVGFGNRTNKTGMRFYVIKGMLAHLIIDGVDVDFAKPEGIDPYEYFKQYFDYYDAEEIKGIEVMMSGKYQTRYSSRFIDNPMANPFEHAFIEVTTRGGAGPFLKKSTGTYLYKPMAFSLPKKFYMPKYKTAGLVDMTDIRSTIYWEPYIVTDKNGTATVTFYTADNPGSYSLIMEGADMKGGLGAKTSVIRVEK, via the coding sequence ATGAAGTATTTAATAATTAATGTATTTTTTTTATTTCTTACGTGGAGTGTCTTAGCCCAGGTCTCGTCGAAACCCGGTATCAAGAGTGTAATCTCTACTATTCAAAAATTCAATGAAAGGCGCTCAGTTGAAAAACTATATCTGCAGACAGATAAATCGGCATATGCTTCCGGAGATACATTATGGTTTAAAGTATATTTATTTGATGATACCTATTACGCAGCTCCTAAAAGTGGGCTGATGTATGTTGAAATTGCTAACGACAGCAACAGGCTGATGAAACGGATAATGCTGCCCGTATTTGCTGGAATTTCATTTGGCCAGATAGCACTTGATCCCGAAGAGCTCCCCCAGGGAAATTATGTAATTAGAGCATATACCAATTGGATGCGCAATTTTGGCGAAGATTATATTTTTAAGCAGCAATTTTATATTGGCAGTAGCGCCGGTACAGAATGGCTGGTAAACTATAATGCCCAGCTAAATAAAGTTGCAGGTAAAGACAATGAAGTACTTGATTTAAAGTTTAGCAGACTGGATAATGTGCGTGTAGCATTAAAAGATGTCCAGATTATGGCAACTGATGGAAAAAGATCACGGGCCAAAGCAAAAATGCAAACGGATATTGACGGGATGCTGAAAGTAAACCTTGATATACCGGGAAAATTAAATGCAAAAGGGATGTCCTTACGTGTTCAGGACCTAAGTAAAAACGGAGAAAATAATCAGTTCATTATACCTGTTACCATTAACCGGCCAGAACATATCGACCTGCAGTTTATGCCTGAGGGTGGCGACCTGATAGCTGATTTAGCTTCACGTGTAGCTTTTAAGGCTATAAATGAGGATGGTTTAGGAGTGAATGTATCGGGTAAGGTTTACGATAGCCATGGATTGGAAGTAGCTGCTTTTAATGCTGCACATAAAGGCATGGGGGTATTTTATCTGAGTGCCCTGGCAGGCGAGCAATATACCGCAAAAATAGAGGGAACATCAAGATCTTATCCATTACCTGCAGTAAAAGCCAGTGGTACAATTTTAAGTATTAACAATAGATTGGAGCGGGATTCCTGTGAAGTGCTGATTAATGCTACACCTGATATAGCCTTGGCCGGGAACAGCTATATCTTAATTGGCCAGGCGAGGGGAACGGTATGTTTTGCCGCCCTGATCAATTTAAATAAGAACGGCTCCCGGATAAGGATTAGTAAAAAGGCATTTCCAACCGGGATAGTACGTATAACATTGGCTGGAACCGATAAAAAGGTGCTTAACGAGCGGGTAATGTATATTGATCATACTGATGCGCTGAAAATTGAGTTGAGCCCAGATAAATCATTTTATAAGCAAAGAGATAGTGTTTCCATACGCGTCAAGGTAACAGATGCCAATGGAATGCCTGTTCAGGGAAATTTTTCTATGACAGTTACTGATGATAACCAGGTTAAAACTGATAGTATTGCAAGGGGTTCTATCGTTACCAGGATGTTGCTGACTGCTGATTTGAAGGGGCTTGTAGAAGATCCGGGATATTATTTACATGCTGCTGCAGATCTTAAAAAGTGGCAGGATCTGGATCTGCTACTGTTGACACAAGGCTGGGTTGGCTATAGCTGGAATGAAATGTTTGATCCGGTAAAGACTTATGTTTATGCTGCTGAACCAGAATTTGAAATAAAAGGTAAGGTGACAAATCTATTTAACAAACCGGTAGCCAATTCGGGCATTAATCTCTTCTCAAAAAGACCAATGTTAGTGATGGATACTGTAACCAATGAATCGGGGCTTTTCAGATTCAAGGGTATTTTTCCTTCTGATACCGCGGTATTTTTTATTCAGGCCAGAAACAAAAGAGGCAAAAGTTTTAATGTTGGAATAGAGGTAGAGGAATTTATACCTCCTGTTTTTAGCAGTATTGGCCAGCGGATGATACCCTGGTATGTAAATATGGATACCGGAAGGTTTTTGGCCGTAAAAAAGCAATTCCTGTTAAATAAAGAAGTAGATCGGATTACCGGCCGGAATATATTGAAAGAGGTAGCCATCACTGCAAAAAAAACAATTAAAGATTCTAAAAATCTGAACGGGCCAGGCGGGGCTGATGTGATCGTCAGTCAGCAGGAGCTGGAAAAATCAGGCAAAATGACACTGGGAGATTTACTGGAAAAAAGAGTAGTTGGATTTGGCAACAGAACCAATAAAACAGGGATGCGTTTTTATGTCATTAAAGGCATGCTGGCCCATCTTATTATAGATGGTGTGGATGTAGACTTTGCCAAACCGGAAGGTATTGATCCCTATGAATATTTTAAGCAATATTTTGATTATTACGATGCCGAAGAAATTAAAGGGATAGAGGTTATGATGAGCGGCAAATACCAGACGCGCTATAGCAGCAGGTTCATTGATAACCCCATGGCCAATCCATTTGAGCATGCCTTTATTGAAGTAACCACGCGCGGGGGGGCGGGGCCGTTTTTAAAGAAAAGCACAGGCACTTATTTATACAAGCCAATGGCTTTTTCACTTCCAAAAAAATTCTATATGCCTAAATACAAAACTGCTGGACTTGTTGATATGACAGATATTCGTTCAACCATTTATTGGGAGCCATATATTGTAACGGATAAAAATGGAACGGCAACAGTAACATTTTACACTGCCGATAACCCTGGCAGTTATTCGCTGATCATGGAAGGGGCTGATATGAAGGGGGGGCTAGGGGCCAAAACCAGTGTGATCAGGGTTGAAAAATAA
- a CDS encoding FecR family protein, with translation MKLYAHQLVAEALSLLHDNNTDCFPVYDQEVPIGKITYAELMFFVGHHEIKLQFDLRTTLSAIKGMQIAQHQMAQKKARISKWVARLGTAVVLMFVLFGFTWLFSDPVDFRSGNHNDKSGTDAKNIILALSNGMHLPLDPYKEGIVVDHSKLSYNDGTVVFSRNDNRTTNLSISTARKGIYQITLPDGTRVWLNASSKLSFPSTFTGSAKRIVRLSGEAYFEVAKVWTKPNHRIPFIVLSDNQEIEVLGTHFNVRAYPKTSIKTTLVEGTVRITPLTDNQPVSADPAMTDPMMASVNNQSKRLLQSQAVVLKPDQQATLTAQQLTVSAIDAEGTIAWTKKDFTFRNMPLEAIMNVVASWYDVDIIYQQKPNIVLLGGSLQRSDQLDELLAALTLASNMHFKVHGRQVTVIKQ, from the coding sequence TTGAAATTATACGCTCATCAATTAGTTGCAGAGGCACTCAGCCTATTACATGACAACAATACAGATTGCTTTCCTGTATATGATCAGGAAGTACCCATAGGTAAAATTACCTATGCTGAACTGATGTTCTTTGTTGGCCATCATGAGATCAAACTTCAATTTGATCTAAGAACTACTTTGTCTGCTATCAAAGGGATGCAAATAGCGCAACATCAAATGGCACAAAAAAAAGCCAGAATCTCGAAATGGGTTGCCAGGCTAGGCACAGCTGTAGTTTTGATGTTTGTACTGTTTGGTTTTACCTGGTTGTTTTCTGACCCGGTTGATTTCAGGTCTGGCAACCATAATGATAAATCGGGTACGGATGCTAAAAACATTATCTTAGCTTTATCAAACGGCATGCATCTGCCGCTTGATCCCTATAAAGAAGGAATTGTTGTTGATCACTCAAAGTTGAGCTATAATGACGGGACTGTTGTTTTCTCGCGCAATGACAACAGAACTACTAACCTGAGTATCAGCACTGCCAGAAAAGGCATTTACCAGATAACTCTTCCCGACGGAACCCGGGTTTGGCTCAATGCTTCCAGCAAACTTAGCTTTCCTTCAACTTTTACCGGAAGTGCCAAACGCATTGTCCGTTTAAGTGGTGAAGCATATTTTGAAGTTGCAAAGGTTTGGACAAAACCAAATCACAGAATACCATTCATTGTGTTAAGTGATAATCAGGAAATAGAGGTTCTGGGCACGCATTTTAATGTACGTGCTTATCCAAAAACAAGTATAAAAACAACTTTGGTGGAAGGCACTGTCCGCATTACACCTTTAACTGATAACCAGCCAGTTAGTGCCGATCCTGCTATGACAGACCCCATGATGGCATCTGTTAACAACCAGTCCAAAAGATTGCTGCAGTCCCAGGCAGTGGTCCTGAAACCTGACCAGCAAGCCACTTTAACGGCTCAGCAATTAACTGTCAGCGCTATTGATGCAGAAGGTACCATTGCCTGGACAAAAAAGGATTTTACTTTCAGAAATATGCCATTGGAAGCCATTATGAATGTAGTTGCCAGTTGGTATGATGTAGACATCATCTATCAGCAAAAACCCAACATTGTGCTTTTGGGTGGTTCACTACAACGTTCTGATCAATTGGATGAGCTGCTTGCTGCACTTACATTGGCTTCAAATATGCACTTTAAGGTACATGGCAGACAGGTTACAGTAATAAAACAATAA
- a CDS encoding Na+/H+ antiporter, producing the protein MLENFPFYLSLVVAIVLLIMLANKIKVAYPVLLVIAGLLISFIPEVPKMHIDPELIFFIFLPPLLYEASWAVSWKELWRWRRIITSFAFVVVFLTAMSVAFVANHFIPGFSLVLGFLLGGIVSPPDAVSAGAILKFVKVPKRMSSILEGESLLNDASSLIIFRFALIAVATGQFIWYEAALNFTWMLIGGIGIGLIIGLVFMKVHKYLPTDANMDIVLTIVTPYIMYLAAEEIHSSGVLAVVSGGLFLSNKRHHFLSSTSRLRGVNVWESLCFVLNGLVFMLIGLDLPEITAGLEGVSISSAIGYGVLITVVLIIGRILSAYGAVIVTLIARNFITVADTRSPGFKVPFVLGWTGMRGVVSLAAALSIPVQLSDGTAFPQRNLILFITFVVILLTLLIQGLTLPYLIRKIQIPDPDRSISEEEAHYAIRKQLAEHALSHLKNNYSEQLSRQPVLQQLALKWENNKTITDNDLMAEECKQIYLDILAQQRQWLIQKNKDEKTLDEEIIRKHLKYLDMEEEKLNTF; encoded by the coding sequence ATGTTAGAAAACTTTCCTTTTTATCTGAGTTTAGTTGTTGCCATTGTATTGCTGATTATGCTGGCAAACAAAATTAAAGTTGCGTATCCGGTACTCCTTGTAATAGCAGGGCTACTCATTAGCTTTATTCCTGAAGTACCTAAAATGCACATAGACCCGGAGCTTATTTTCTTTATCTTCTTGCCCCCTTTGTTATATGAAGCATCCTGGGCGGTATCCTGGAAAGAATTATGGCGCTGGCGTCGCATCATTACCAGTTTTGCCTTTGTAGTTGTGTTTCTTACTGCCATGTCAGTAGCGTTTGTTGCCAATCATTTTATTCCTGGCTTTTCATTGGTACTGGGCTTTTTATTGGGCGGTATCGTTTCGCCACCCGATGCGGTAAGTGCCGGTGCCATATTAAAGTTTGTAAAAGTCCCCAAAAGAATGTCATCTATATTAGAAGGTGAAAGTTTACTGAATGATGCCTCCTCACTTATTATTTTCCGTTTCGCATTGATAGCAGTGGCAACTGGTCAGTTTATCTGGTATGAAGCAGCCCTAAACTTTACCTGGATGCTGATTGGCGGGATTGGCATTGGTTTAATAATTGGTTTGGTTTTCATGAAAGTTCATAAATATTTGCCGACAGATGCCAATATGGATATTGTATTAACTATTGTAACTCCCTATATTATGTATCTTGCTGCCGAGGAAATACACAGTTCGGGTGTACTTGCCGTGGTAAGTGGCGGATTATTCTTATCGAACAAGAGGCATCATTTTCTGAGCAGCACCTCAAGATTGCGTGGTGTAAATGTCTGGGAAAGCCTTTGTTTTGTATTGAATGGACTGGTGTTTATGCTTATCGGCTTAGACCTGCCCGAAATTACGGCAGGACTGGAAGGTGTAAGCATTTCATCGGCCATTGGTTACGGGGTGCTGATTACAGTTGTACTGATTATAGGGAGAATATTGTCTGCTTATGGAGCGGTAATCGTTACCCTTATTGCACGTAACTTTATTACTGTTGCCGACACCAGAAGCCCAGGCTTTAAAGTTCCTTTTGTACTTGGCTGGACTGGTATGCGCGGTGTGGTATCCCTAGCGGCTGCATTATCTATTCCGGTGCAGCTGTCAGATGGCACTGCCTTTCCTCAAAGGAACCTTATCCTTTTTATAACATTTGTTGTGATACTTCTGACCTTATTGATTCAAGGCTTAACGTTACCCTATCTGATCAGAAAGATACAAATTCCCGATCCTGACAGGAGCATATCTGAAGAGGAAGCGCACTATGCCATCAGAAAGCAACTGGCCGAACATGCCCTATCACATTTAAAAAACAACTATAGTGAACAATTAAGTCGTCAGCCCGTATTGCAGCAACTGGCCCTTAAATGGGAAAACAATAAAACGATAACGGATAATGATCTGATGGCGGAAGAGTGTAAACAGATTTATCTTGACATTCTGGCCCAACAAAGGCAATGGCTGATTCAGAAAAATAAGGATGAAAAGACATTGGACGAAGAAATTATCCGTAAGCATTTGAAATATCTGGATATGGAAGAGGAAAAACTAAATACATTCTAG